One stretch of Candidatus Neomarinimicrobiota bacterium DNA includes these proteins:
- the aceA gene encoding isocitrate lyase, whose product MTTVEEKIKSLSIEERALEREKRVFSHDVDPDDIQHLENLWAKDPRWQGIVRPYSPADVLKLRGTLKVWHTFAQAGAERLWHLLQTESYINALGAMTGNQAVQQIEAGLQAIYLSGWQVAADANLAGEMYPDQSLYPSNSVPAVVRKINNALRRADQIQVLDGRRNGPYWFAPIVADAEAGFGGPLNAFELMKGMIDAGAAGVHFEDQLASAKKCGHMGGKVLVPTSEFINKLIAARLAADICGVPTILIARTDADAARLITSNVDERDHPFITDDPRTSEGFFRFEGSVNAAITRGLAYAPYADMIWCETSYPSLEEAKLFAEGIKSQYPDKLLSYNCSPSFNWKHHLDDDTIADFQSELATMGYKFQFVTLAGFHALNLGMFDLARGYRENGMLAYSNFQQEEFEHERESGYMAITHQKFVGTGYFDRVMNCITDGASSVGALSGSTEEAQFSNNS is encoded by the coding sequence ATGACAACAGTCGAAGAAAAAATAAAATCACTATCAATTGAAGAACGGGCTCTTGAGAGGGAGAAGCGTGTTTTCAGCCACGATGTAGACCCGGACGACATTCAGCACCTGGAGAATCTCTGGGCAAAAGATCCACGGTGGCAGGGGATAGTTCGACCCTACAGTCCGGCTGACGTCCTCAAGCTGCGGGGGACTTTGAAGGTGTGGCACACATTCGCACAGGCCGGTGCGGAACGGCTGTGGCATTTGTTGCAGACTGAGTCTTATATTAATGCCCTTGGCGCCATGACGGGCAATCAGGCAGTACAGCAGATAGAGGCTGGTCTGCAGGCGATCTATCTCAGTGGATGGCAGGTGGCGGCTGATGCAAACCTGGCGGGAGAGATGTATCCTGACCAGAGTCTCTATCCTTCTAACAGTGTACCAGCGGTCGTCAGGAAGATCAATAACGCCCTACGCCGGGCAGATCAGATCCAGGTTCTTGATGGCAGAAGGAACGGGCCGTACTGGTTCGCGCCTATTGTAGCTGATGCGGAAGCCGGCTTTGGCGGACCGCTGAATGCCTTCGAGCTGATGAAAGGAATGATTGATGCTGGAGCCGCCGGCGTCCACTTTGAGGATCAGCTGGCATCGGCCAAGAAGTGCGGTCACATGGGCGGCAAAGTGCTGGTACCGACGTCCGAATTTATCAACAAACTCATTGCAGCGCGTCTGGCGGCTGATATCTGTGGTGTGCCCACCATCCTCATTGCCAGGACTGACGCCGATGCGGCTAGACTGATAACTAGCAATGTTGATGAGCGAGATCATCCTTTTATCACCGATGATCCTAGAACATCCGAAGGATTCTTCCGTTTCGAAGGTAGTGTCAATGCGGCAATAACTCGGGGTCTCGCCTACGCCCCTTATGCCGATATGATCTGGTGCGAAACGTCCTACCCCTCACTGGAGGAAGCAAAACTGTTCGCTGAAGGGATCAAGTCACAATATCCTGACAAACTGCTCAGCTACAACTGTTCGCCTTCATTCAACTGGAAACATCATCTGGACGATGATACTATCGCTGATTTTCAGTCAGAACTGGCTACCATGGGTTACAAATTTCAGTTTGTCACCTTGGCGGGATTCCATGCGCTTAACCTCGGCATGTTCGATCTTGCCCGCGGTTATAGGGAAAATGGGATGTTGGCCTACTCAAATTTTCAGCAGGAAGAGTTTGAGCACGAAAGGGAGAGCGGCTACATGGCCATCACTCACCAGAAGTTTGTCGGTACAGGTTATTTTGACCGCGTTATGAACTGCATCACGGACGGAGCGAGCTCTGTGGGTGCACTGTCGGGCTCCACTGAGGAAGCGCAGTTTTCGAATAATTCATAG